From a region of the Paraburkholderia caribensis genome:
- a CDS encoding sugar ABC transporter substrate-binding protein — MSKHDQHPALSRRDFIRLGAGAAFAMVGSSVSRLSLGAGQTTLACSFRSLTNPYHAAFNKGAQSFAASVGLPYVPLTTEGSSEKGIADIRALLQRTGGNLVLNVDPNDSADARVIVEACSKAGAFVTTIWNKPKDLHPWDANPNYVAHLSYDGVAYGEETATQLFKQMGGKGGVVALGGIFSNVPAIERKAGLDAALKKFPGIQLLDFQVADWNSQKAFPIMQAWMTRFNSKIKGVWAANDDMALGAIEALRAEGLAGQMPVTGMDGTPPGLSAIKAGELVASVDWDPYWLGGIGLAMGLQAKEKKVDVAALPKDRRESYCKATFVTKANVQDVLKRAAAPGGDWNNLYARVAGPVVYR, encoded by the coding sequence ATGTCCAAACACGATCAACACCCGGCTCTTTCACGCCGTGACTTCATCAGGCTCGGCGCAGGGGCGGCCTTTGCGATGGTCGGTAGCAGCGTTTCAAGGCTGTCGCTCGGCGCGGGGCAGACCACCTTGGCCTGCTCGTTCCGGTCGCTGACCAACCCGTATCACGCGGCCTTCAACAAGGGCGCGCAGAGCTTCGCGGCAAGCGTCGGCTTGCCGTATGTGCCGCTCACGACTGAAGGGAGTTCCGAGAAAGGCATCGCCGATATTCGCGCGCTGCTGCAACGGACGGGCGGCAATCTCGTGCTCAACGTCGATCCGAATGATTCCGCCGACGCGCGCGTGATCGTCGAGGCCTGCTCGAAAGCGGGCGCGTTCGTCACGACTATCTGGAACAAGCCGAAGGATCTGCATCCGTGGGACGCGAACCCGAACTATGTAGCCCATCTTTCCTATGACGGTGTTGCGTACGGCGAAGAAACCGCCACGCAACTGTTCAAGCAGATGGGCGGCAAGGGAGGCGTCGTCGCGCTCGGTGGCATCTTCAGCAACGTGCCGGCAATCGAACGTAAAGCCGGGCTCGACGCAGCACTGAAAAAATTTCCTGGCATTCAGTTGCTCGACTTCCAGGTCGCCGACTGGAACTCACAAAAGGCGTTTCCGATCATGCAGGCGTGGATGACGCGCTTCAACTCGAAGATCAAAGGCGTATGGGCCGCGAACGACGACATGGCGCTCGGCGCGATCGAGGCACTGCGCGCCGAAGGTCTCGCAGGCCAGATGCCCGTGACGGGCATGGACGGCACGCCGCCCGGCCTGAGCGCGATCAAGGCCGGTGAACTGGTCGCTTCCGTCGACTGGGACCCGTACTGGCTTGGTGGCATCGGCCTGGCAATGGGTCTTCAGGCGAAGGAGAAAAAGGTCGACGTAGCAGCGTTGCCCAAGGACCGGCGCGAGTCCTATTGCAAGGCAACGTTCGTGACCAAAGCTAACGTGCAGGATGTGCTGAAGCGCGCGGCTGCGCCAGGCGGCGATTGGAACAATCTCTATGCCCGCGTCGCGGGTCCAGTGGTGTATCGATGA
- a CDS encoding ABC transporter permease, which translates to MRRFAPLLVLVALGLCIGALNRDFFDPMNLSRIAIGAAIPLTIALGAAFVIQLGSIDLSAEGIVAVAAIAVSMLVENSYNDNHFGLWVLAVAISTGTALGLANGVLHVFLRIPSFITTLAIGFVATGIGTAWLSGNTIRVSDPSLRAISITRYLGLPLSVWIAISMLGVAWFVYKHTLLGRHTLAIGGGEDLARLSGVRVSRVRIVVFALAGAFYGVAGILAVAQYGQGHARIADGQLFVAITAIVVGGTSLAGGNGSPMNTLIGTLIVIVLGNGMVLLGVPPYVQQGIQGVLIIAAVTLALNRSRRRIVK; encoded by the coding sequence GTGCGACGATTTGCACCGCTGCTGGTGCTGGTGGCGCTCGGTCTTTGCATCGGCGCGCTGAACCGCGACTTCTTCGATCCGATGAATCTGTCGCGGATTGCGATAGGTGCTGCGATTCCTCTCACCATCGCACTCGGTGCCGCGTTCGTCATTCAGCTCGGCAGCATCGATCTGTCGGCCGAAGGCATCGTCGCGGTCGCTGCGATTGCGGTCTCGATGCTGGTCGAGAACTCGTATAACGACAACCACTTCGGGCTGTGGGTGCTGGCCGTGGCGATTTCCACAGGTACCGCGCTGGGTCTTGCCAATGGCGTGCTGCACGTGTTCCTGCGCATTCCGTCGTTCATTACGACACTGGCGATCGGCTTCGTTGCAACGGGGATCGGTACAGCGTGGCTGTCGGGGAACACGATCCGTGTGAGCGATCCTTCGCTGCGCGCCATTTCGATTACGCGCTATCTGGGTCTGCCTCTGTCGGTCTGGATCGCGATATCGATGCTCGGGGTCGCGTGGTTCGTCTACAAACACACGCTGCTCGGCCGGCACACGCTCGCAATCGGCGGCGGGGAGGATCTCGCGCGGCTGAGCGGGGTGCGGGTATCGCGCGTGCGCATCGTGGTGTTCGCGCTGGCGGGCGCGTTCTATGGAGTGGCGGGCATCCTCGCCGTTGCGCAATACGGGCAGGGACATGCACGCATTGCCGATGGTCAGTTGTTCGTTGCGATTACCGCGATCGTGGTGGGCGGTACGTCGCTCGCAGGCGGCAACGGCAGTCCGATGAACACGTTGATCGGCACGCTGATCGTCATTGTGCTCGGCAACGGCATGGTGCTGCTCGGTGTGCCTCCCTACGTGCAACAGGGCATCCAGGGTGTATTGATCATCGCAGCCGTAACCCTCGCGCTCAATCGCTCGCGCCGGCGCATCGTCAAATGA
- a CDS encoding GMC family oxidoreductase, with protein MYDYVIVGGGPAGCALAARLSEDASNRVLLLEAGPADTNPYIHMPVGFFKMTGGPLTWGYRTAAAAETQRRQIPFAQGRVLGGGSSINAMVYTRGQPSDYDAWERDGCTGWAFRDGVLPYLRRMEDNERLCNEYHGVGGPLGVSDLITVNELTKAFVRAGQEAGLPYNSDFNGAQQEGVGVYQVTQRNGRRCSAAVGYLRDARARSNLTVKTNCLVSRIVIEKGRAVGVEFAEQHSRTNVVVARAEREVIVTAGAIGSPKLLMLSGIGRPADLERAGVKPLHSLKGVGENLQDHFDIDIVYELNGHYSLDKYAKKHMMLLAGLEYKIFNKGPVTSNIAEGGAFWYSDSSVPTPDLQFHFLPGAGVEAGVPPVPSGSGCTLNSYFLRPRSRGSVTLHSADPADAPVIDPAYIRDPYDLKVAVEGIRQSREIMTQNALRKFIKSEHFPGGAVRTQAQYEEYAQQYGRTGYHPVGTCKMGVDDMSVVDPQLRVHGIEGLRVADSSVMPRIVSSNTNAPTLMIAEKASDLIRGRAAAQAPAAGQLANHSGRTAPVAAATLA; from the coding sequence ATGTATGACTATGTGATCGTGGGTGGCGGCCCGGCAGGCTGCGCGCTGGCAGCACGTCTGAGTGAAGACGCAAGCAACCGGGTACTGTTGCTCGAGGCCGGCCCCGCTGATACGAATCCCTACATCCATATGCCCGTCGGCTTCTTCAAGATGACGGGTGGTCCGTTGACGTGGGGTTATCGCACCGCGGCGGCGGCGGAGACACAACGCCGCCAGATTCCGTTCGCGCAGGGCCGCGTGCTCGGTGGCGGCAGCTCGATCAATGCGATGGTCTATACGCGCGGCCAGCCCTCCGATTACGACGCATGGGAGCGCGACGGCTGCACGGGTTGGGCCTTTCGCGACGGCGTGCTGCCGTATCTGCGCCGGATGGAAGACAACGAGCGCCTGTGCAACGAGTATCACGGTGTCGGCGGTCCGCTCGGCGTGTCCGACCTCATCACCGTCAATGAACTCACCAAGGCTTTCGTCCGCGCCGGTCAGGAAGCCGGCCTGCCGTACAACAGCGATTTCAACGGCGCGCAACAGGAAGGCGTCGGCGTGTATCAGGTCACGCAGCGCAATGGGCGGCGTTGCAGTGCCGCAGTGGGCTATCTGCGGGACGCGCGTGCCCGCAGCAACCTGACGGTAAAGACGAATTGCCTGGTGTCGCGCATCGTGATCGAGAAGGGCCGCGCGGTAGGCGTCGAATTCGCTGAGCAGCACTCGCGGACGAACGTCGTCGTTGCGCGGGCCGAGCGCGAAGTGATCGTGACGGCGGGCGCGATCGGTTCTCCCAAGTTACTGATGCTCTCCGGCATTGGCCGCCCCGCCGATCTGGAGCGCGCGGGCGTCAAGCCGTTGCATTCGCTCAAGGGCGTTGGTGAGAACCTGCAGGATCATTTCGACATCGATATCGTGTACGAGCTCAACGGCCACTACAGCCTCGACAAGTACGCGAAGAAGCACATGATGCTGCTCGCCGGCCTCGAATACAAAATCTTCAACAAGGGCCCGGTCACGTCGAACATCGCCGAGGGCGGGGCGTTCTGGTATTCCGACAGCAGCGTGCCGACGCCCGATCTGCAGTTCCACTTCCTGCCTGGAGCCGGCGTCGAGGCCGGCGTGCCGCCTGTTCCGTCAGGTTCGGGTTGCACGCTCAATTCATATTTCCTGCGCCCACGAAGCCGCGGCAGCGTAACGCTGCACAGCGCGGACCCCGCCGATGCGCCCGTCATCGATCCCGCTTATATCCGCGATCCCTATGACCTGAAGGTCGCTGTGGAGGGCATTCGTCAAAGCCGCGAAATCATGACGCAGAACGCACTGCGCAAGTTCATCAAAAGCGAGCACTTCCCTGGCGGCGCAGTGCGCACGCAGGCGCAATACGAAGAGTACGCGCAGCAGTACGGGCGCACCGGATATCACCCGGTCGGTACCTGCAAGATGGGTGTGGACGATATGTCCGTGGTCGATCCGCAGTTGCGGGTTCACGGCATCGAAGGTCTGCGCGTCGCGGATTCATCCGTTATGCCACGCATCGTCAGTTCGAACACCAATGCGCCGACACTGATGATCGCAGAGAAAGCGTCGGACCTGATTCGCGGGCGCGCAGCGGCCCAGGCACCGGCGGCAGGCCAGTTGGCCAACCATTCCGGACGGACAGCGCCCGTCGCCGCCGCGACGCTGGCGTAG